One Oryza brachyantha chromosome 3, ObraRS2, whole genome shotgun sequence DNA segment encodes these proteins:
- the LOC102722945 gene encoding uncharacterized protein LOC102722945: protein MVGRGSPKLSMIPKGTPKFGRMLSATSTRMKRVSPKGNQVKQRAIWNAELEKSLVEILFEHKDYRGDNGWNTESWNRMVKEFHARNKCVSFTNSQVQEKEGQLKRDYKMLKAARQQSGSSWNEKRCMVEGSPAMWENLQITFPKIKKFCNNKANFPLYCTWPTC, encoded by the exons ATGGTTGGAAGAGGTTCGCCAAAACTCAGTATGATTCCAAAGGGAACTCCTAAGTTTGGTAGGATGCTATCTGCGACAAGTACTAGGATGAAGAGAGTCTCTCCAAAAG GCAACCAAGTTAAACAGAGAGCAATTTGGAACGCGGAGTTGGAGAAGTCACTTGTTGAAATCCTTTTCGAGCACAAAGACTATAGAGGAGATAATGGCTGGAACACTGAATCATGGAATAGAATGGTGAAGGAATTCCATGCACGGAACAAGTGTGTATCATTCACCAATAGTCAAGTTCAAGAGAAGGAGGGTCAACTGAAAAGAGATTACAAGATGTTGAAAGCGGCTAGGCAACAAAGTGGGTCTTCTTGGAACGAGAAGAGATGCATGGTAGAGGGATCGCCGGCTATGTGGGAAAACTTGCAAATT ACATTCCCAAAGATCAAAAAGTTCTGCAACAACAAGGCCAACTTTCCCTTGTACTGCACTTG GCCAACTTGCTGA